cacacacacacacacacacacacacacacacacacacacacacacacacacacacacacatatacacatatatagctttgtttgtttcataaacaaacaaaaaactgttAAGAGGAAATGTCTCTCCCCACGGCTCATAGTTTTGGCAATGCCAATAAATTCACCATTCTTGATATTGAATAACTGTCTGTATTTAAACAGCTGCAATGTAATGGAGAAGAGTGTTTGGGTAAGACCTGTCTGTACATTTTCTGTTTGAGAGGCCCCAATCTCTAACTTTGTCTTCATCTAACAGGTGATCCAGGTGGGGTGGGAGCAGACGGTGAAGAGGGAAGAATGGGGAAAACCGGCCCACCTGGCCAGCGAGGTCTCTGAGACGTTGTTGGTTTGTTATTTAATGAATCAGTGATAGATTATAGGGAAGTTGGTTAAGCATGTCTGTTTACTGTTCATAGCCAAAAATATCCAGTAAACTCAAATCAGCTGCTTTAATAAAGCTTTCTAATGTAGTTGCTTTTTCTGTGCcgttaatgaaaaaaaaaaaaactttttctgtttaattcatatttattttatatagctcTTTTCACAAAACTGATTGTGAATGTTATGGAGTCTTGCAAATCCATATGTTTTTGGTATCATCTGCAGTGAGGGCCTGCATCTGGGTCCAATGGTGTAGTATCTTTGATATGGGCATCCCAACACAGAAATAGGAAAGCAAAGGAGAAGGATTAGCGTAGCTATTCATATTATTTCAGATGCAGATGACCATTTGCAATTGTTAAACTTTCATCAGACATAACTGTAAGACTGTTATGAGATTtgttatgtgaatgcttggctaaagagttgtgtctttaatctagatttaaactgagaCAGTATTATCTGAGCTCCACATATTTTCAGGAAGGCCtttccagagtttaggagccaaatgtgaaaagaGCTTTCCTTTTTGACTTTGAAATCTTAGGTACAATAAGTAATCTGGAGTTTTGTGAACTTTTGGGAGTTTTGTGGAATAAAccatgtatttttataaaattaagcAGTAACGCTGCTCAGACAACAAGATTCTTGATGTGTATTACACTGATCAAGCTGTCGGAATTTCCTAAATGTTAGACAGTAGCCTCTTCTGTAACTCTCTGAAGAAGTGGTAGCATAGCATGTGTATTACTGTACTAAGTTTGACCTGAAGTTAGCTGTTTGATGTGTCCTTGCCCTTACTGGCCATCAGAGTGTAGCTGGAAGACAGTCTGCTTCTGCCAGACCACATCTTCGCTTGAGGGAAGTCACGTCAGTGGCAGGCACACATGTTAATTGAGGCCAGGGGCAGTGGTGTCGCCATGTGTTCAAAGATGGAAGTGTAATCTGTAGAGCTCTGCAGCAGACAAGCCTCTTCCAGGCAAGCTGTTAATCGAACCAGTACAAGAACGCCTGGAATTGCAATCAAAACATGCCCTCTCTTCCAAACATAAATGTactttactaaaaaaaaaaaaaaaaaaaaaaaaaaatgccaggAAGGCTGTTAGCCTGTTTTTACAATCTACAGAGTGACCACAGAGGCATTAAGTTTTAGAATGGCTGTTTACAGCAAATTTTAGTTGTATTTTTATCTATGCATCTAAATGTAACATATCAGCAAAATGTTATACATGGGAGCTAAATGTTAATCTGAAAAGAGGAAATCTGAGAATTAGTGAGTTTGACTGGCAAAACCAtgctttaattcattttaaacaagtacaGGACATTATCATTCCAGTTTTCCAACATAGTTTGcacaataaattaaatattttaataaatggaGCAATCACTGCAGAGATGGCAAACAGCAACTGAAACACTTTCTTctgtttaaaaagaaaaagaagaagaagaagaagaagaagaagaaaaagaaaaagatgcaTACAGTATGAGAAAATACTAATGAGAATGTCAGTGCCACTCAGCCAAAATTAGTAATCACAGAGATGATACTGAATGACAGAACAGAAATGAAAGCAATTGTATCCTATTATTGCTTTGGCAGTTGTATGCTATTATTGCTTTTCAAAACTCAGGAATGCCTATTACCCATTTCCAGATGGATATTTAATTAGGAACTTTGGTCCAAGGCTGTCACTAGCAGTACCAAAAACAGCTGTCTCAAACCTTTTAATGAGctggaaaatgtaatttaaccaGTTTTATATCAAAGACTACTGACACAATATAATTTTGCAAAATGCAATGATTGAGGCTAAAAGAGTATGCATGTATCAAGACTTATTTTGCTTTGATAGTGTGCTTGATTCCTTATGAGACAATTTCGGCAGAGTCAGATAACCAGTAACCTTGTTCTCTTCTTCCATAGGCCTGACCGGTGAATATGGAGAAAAAGGAGAGATGGGCCAAATGGGAAAGATGGGCCCTAGAGGAATGAGAGGTTAGAGACTAAATGGAGACTGAATGCTTTTAGTTTATGTATGCTATGTTGATAACTTAACACTGTATCTGATATATTGATACATAATTTGAAATGATTCTTTGCTTGCTctgaaaataattgcataatcaaaaaagaaaacaaaacaaaagaacagaaaagaaaagaataaagaaaagaaaagacttagatttattttcataaacactAATGTTTCAAAACGAAAATCATGGTTAGTTGGAGACTGACTGATTTGCTTTGCAGATAAGGGAGAAGTATGTGCactgctgccatctactggttatTCACTGTTATTACTGGATTCTATAAATAATTGATTGGAgcttgtaatattaataattagtggctaatatttaattaaattagactgtatgttttaatgaaatgtgAGAGGTTAAACTGTAACTGTTAATATGTTACTGTGACAGGTGACAAGGGACAACAAGGAGTTGATGGTCTCCCAGGGTTAAAAGGAAAGCCTGGTACTGaatgcattttatataataaaaaatacttctGTCAGATCTCTGAATAAAGCAGTTAGGTATTAGATTTTcttcatatttattatttttgatgaatgatgATAACAACCTAAAGGCTGCACAATTTGTGTGACAGGAACAACCTGTGACTGTGGAAGGTACAGAAAGGTTGTCAGACAGATGGACATCAATATAAGCAAACTGAGAAATGCTGTCAGGTTTCTTAAGAATGGTGAGACTTGTTTTCCATTGTGATAATCATGCCATTTCCATGATATTAGTCAACATAAGAAACCATACACAAACCTTAAAGTTTTAACTCTCTTAGACCTTTACACAAATggtgcaataaaaaaaaaaaaaacactgatttcATTATTGACTAATTACTCTTtaacaaatgcattataatttgTTGATTAACCTAACTGTATGAATAAATTTTAATTCACAACAAATGCCAAATAGTGTTAGaaatgattaataaatatatttattgactCAAAACCTCATAATTCATATCATCATGCAGCAAAAATAGACTTTTATAACTGAAAgatgttttttgtgtgttttagagCTTTGCTCCCATGCAAAATTAATACTAGTTGAGCTGAGACAACAGCCCCATTCCGTATTGCATGTCATaattatttttcctgaaaacacaGACAAATGTTTACAAGACACTAACCAGTACTATGTTTTGTCAATTTCATTAAAGTGGTTCTAGGTATCAGAGAGACTGAGAACAAGTTTTACCTGCTGGTGACAGAGGCACGGAGGTATGAAGACTCACTTCTAAACTGCAAGTTGCGTGGGGGGTCTCTTGCTATGCCCAGATCTACAGAGACAAACACTTTGCTGGCCAACTATATCAGAGAAGCTGATCTTACTCATGTATTCATAGGACTACAGGTAGGGGTGACAGAGGTGGGGTACATGTATGCTGATGGTAAGCCCCTCTTGAATCCCACAGTCTGGGCTCTGCAGGGGTCTCACAGCAGTAAAGGTGGCTGTATGCAGCTTGGTAGTACTGGAGGCTGGAGTCAGGTAGATTGTGGAGCCGCACAGTACTACATATGTGAGTTTGTCAAAAACAAAAGCACTTCAGCAACTTTAGTCTTTTGATGGTTTAATGGCCACAGAGGgaaagacttttatttttatattattattattattattattttaatatgctaaGCTAATGTATGAGTAAATGTCATATATCTTGTCTCATATATCACtttcttttgaatttttgtaaaaatgttttgatgtttttgatttgattaaaatTACCCACCACCCTTTTAATCACTTaaactgaataaaaagtaaACAAGATAACAAGGGTTCTGTAAGTGTCAATGCCATTTTCTTTAGATTGGCACTGGTTGCCAATTGCCACTGGAAACAAACTCAAGGCactgatgtttgcctacagaacaACCACTGGCTCGGCACCCCTATACCAAAACTCATTATTTCAGACCTATGTTTCATCCAGAAACTTGTGTTCTGCAAGTTGCGTCCTTGTGGTGCCATTGCAAAGAGGCATAATATCACTTTCACAGACCATTACCTGGACTGTTccctgctggtggaatgacctgcctAACTCAACCCGAGCTGCTGAGTCTTTAAGTCATTTTCAAGAAACTGCTGGAGATGCATCTTTTTCAGCAACACTTGACCCATTAACACTTACttactattatatatatatatatatatatatatatatatatatatatatatatatatatatatatatatatatatatatatatatatatatattgcttcTATTGCtctcctcatttgtaagtcgctttagATAAAAGCACCTGCTAAaagtttaaatgtaaatgtagaaaACTTTTCACTCTAAATCCTTCCTTGTTAGAtcttgtcatgttttttttttttatgacaaaaTACTGGCaaaactaattaaataaataaataaattacaataagCTACTGCAGTCAAATTATTTTCTGATTACTGTAAATGGTTCCTTAAGTACAATATAAATTAACAGctgttttattattcatttgcaGACTCAAGTCTCACTTCTTATAATTCAATAATACTTTTGCTTTatcattaacaaaatataataaaagccAAATTAGTTATTATGGATATAAGGTAATACTTATCAGTATCTGAACAGATAGTACTTCTTTTCCCAGCAGATAACTAGAATTGCATGCTTGCTATCTGTTAATCATGGCGATGTCACATGTGAATCTAAAGTACTTCTTATAAGTAGCTCTGATAAATGCTAAATGCCTAATCAAACTTAAAATTTCTGCACACATTAATGAGTGTTCAGCATATCCCTCATAATTTTACAAAGAGTCACTAAAACAGTAGTCTTATCCACAAAACTGGGCAATAATTTATGAATAGGCCTGTGCACTTCACCTCTATTCACAGATGAATGCTTTCTGTTGAAAATCACCTTTTCAGAAAGCCAAACAAATCCTTTTAAACTCCATACATGAATTTTATAACTCCACAAACACTGGAAGAAATATACATTATCTGGGCTtttctttaaaatcattttGGGGTGTAACATAATATTTACTCAGGTATGTTGAACCTAAGCATATGCATTAATCATTAACTAAAGTTGTGAAACTGTTCTGTTATTTTTGTACATGGCCAAACAGAAGAAGGAAAATCATATGGTGCAAGGAAAATAAAAACCTCCTTTTAAACAGGTATTTAAATATCTACTTTTTAAAGTAGGTATTTATTCACATTAAATGAAACCGAATGCCCTCAATCCCAGGGGATTGGCAGAACTGTGGGAGTGAGAAAGGACAGAACAAAATGGGAGTGGCTGCACACCTGTCAGACCTGTTCCTGATACATGACTCCAGCAGGATTCTCCTATGCATTAGTCTTTGTTCAACCTGTGCTTGTTGAGCTGAATGAGGATGGCGGAAACACCGAACCCAGCCACTACCTCCTTCCCAGCACCGACTATTTCTCTACCCCTCGGAGTGGAAATACTTAGGACGTATTCCGGGGCCCTGATTTGTTTGGAAATTGTAAGTGTTGTTGTTTATAGCTATTTCAATACATATTAGGTTAAACTTTTAGGTTTAAACTTTTTTGTCccttttagtattatggcagtATACATCTCAATAACTAAAAACATGGCCAAAAATGGAAGTCAAAATAATAAGGCTGTTATGATGATTTGTACTTGATAGTCTGACAGAGAATATAGtaaaactatatttattatgtcTGTACACACCAATTATTTTACACAAACTTTGAGGTCTTTGaaattcagaattttttttttttttttttttttttttaaacactaggTGTTTGGAGGATTGGTGTGGATATTAGTAGCATCGACGAATGTGTCCGTGCCATTGTTGCAGGGATGGGTGATGTTTGTGTCGGTAACC
The Chanodichthys erythropterus isolate Z2021 chromosome 2, ASM2448905v1, whole genome shotgun sequence DNA segment above includes these coding regions:
- the colec10 gene encoding collectin-10 isoform X2, whose amino-acid sequence is MDVQTFSRKPFLFIFLCNLYLYCTTTEICSNSILPGSKGDPGGVGADGEEGRMGKTGPPGQRGLTGEYGEKGEMGQMGKMGPRGMRGDKGQQGVDGLPGLKGKPVVLGIRETENKFYLLVTEARRYEDSLLNCKLRGGSLAMPRSTETNTLLANYIREADLTHVFIGLQVGVTEVGYMYADGKPLLNPTVWALQGSHSSKGGCMQLGSTGGWSQVDCGAAQYYICEFVKNKSTSATLVF
- the colec10 gene encoding collectin-10 isoform X1, which codes for MDVQTFSRKPFLFIFLCNLYLYCTTTEICSNSILPGSKGDPGGVGADGEEGRMGKTGPPGQRGLTGEYGEKGEMGQMGKMGPRGMRGDKGQQGVDGLPGLKGKPGTTCDCGRYRKVVRQMDINISKLRNAVRFLKNVVLGIRETENKFYLLVTEARRYEDSLLNCKLRGGSLAMPRSTETNTLLANYIREADLTHVFIGLQVGVTEVGYMYADGKPLLNPTVWALQGSHSSKGGCMQLGSTGGWSQVDCGAAQYYICEFVKNKSTSATLVF